In Chryseobacterium lactis, a single genomic region encodes these proteins:
- a CDS encoding AraC family transcriptional regulator: MDKIYNIPSFLKYINVKGTSSDTIQVVHYDEHPDILLKSLPSEIDFYLLALKDKIEVQSPVESMSDGYLYLDKPGNKIEWDLKNSFSGYAIFISEKLLNKVVKDISFANYERHEALFLTSEEKETLYDLFSKSYKEYQKENFSKEVLISYASLIISYTQIYYERQFEARSKIYNKVVADFYQQLDMCLHNPNGLSELPSVSYFAEKANLSTNYFGDLIKHFTGTSPIDHIHEGIIQLAKNKLRTTKLSISEIAYSLGFDYPTYFARFFRQKTGISPKVFRNQ, from the coding sequence ATGGACAAAATATATAACATACCATCTTTCCTGAAATACATCAATGTTAAAGGCACTAGCAGTGATACAATACAGGTTGTTCATTATGATGAACATCCCGATATTTTACTGAAATCACTTCCTTCTGAAATCGACTTTTATTTACTGGCACTGAAAGACAAAATCGAAGTACAGTCACCCGTTGAGAGTATGTCCGATGGTTATCTTTATCTTGATAAACCCGGTAATAAAATTGAATGGGATTTGAAAAATTCATTTTCCGGTTATGCGATTTTTATCAGCGAAAAACTCCTCAATAAGGTGGTTAAGGATATTTCATTTGCCAACTATGAAAGACATGAAGCCTTGTTTCTGACATCTGAAGAAAAGGAAACTTTGTATGATTTGTTTTCAAAATCTTACAAAGAGTATCAAAAAGAAAACTTTTCTAAAGAAGTATTGATTTCTTATGCTTCACTTATTATTTCATATACACAAATTTACTATGAACGTCAATTTGAAGCCCGAAGTAAAATATACAATAAAGTCGTTGCCGATTTTTACCAACAATTAGATATGTGTTTACATAATCCAAATGGATTGTCAGAGCTCCCGTCCGTTAGTTACTTTGCAGAAAAGGCAAACCTATCTACTAATTATTTTGGAGATTTGATTAAACATTTCACAGGTACTTCGCCTATTGACCATATCCATGAAGGAATTATACAATTAGCAAAGAACAAATTACGAACTACTAAGCTTTCAATAAGTGAAATTGCATATAGCCTGGGATTTGATTATCCAACCTACTTCGCAAGATTTTTTCGTCAAAAAACCGGTATATCTCCAAAAGTATTCAGAAACCAATGA
- a CDS encoding N-acetylmuramoyl-L-alanine amidase: MRKTLYIIGLSTIVFSCTSQQNVKKNTYKPKTPVVQPKTAVKTQTPEAPKPKVVSDHGVDFFTTNIADPTKNDNTASYGSIVSAKPGGYKVVKTYFPAVAQNFRQRYLILHYTAIPDDKSITVLTQQAVSAHYLVNNMGDNEIYQLVDENKRAYHAGVSSWRSDKNLNDTSIGIEIVNAGYTTDAAGKRTFAPFSDEQIRKVAALAKDIVIRYQIPATNVLAHADIAPTRKQDPGPMFPWKKLYDEYQIGMWYDEAVKQNFFAIAQEDFTTRYNEPSFVFLIQTALQKFGYGVEAGGKWDDATKKTIEAFQYHYRPQNYDGMMDAETWAILQALNQKYPTK; this comes from the coding sequence ATGCGTAAAACATTATATATCATCGGATTAAGCACAATCGTTTTTTCATGTACTTCCCAGCAAAATGTGAAAAAAAATACATACAAGCCGAAAACTCCCGTGGTACAGCCAAAAACAGCAGTTAAAACTCAAACTCCAGAGGCTCCAAAACCAAAAGTTGTATCGGATCATGGAGTAGACTTTTTTACTACCAATATAGCAGACCCAACAAAAAATGATAATACGGCCAGTTATGGTTCTATTGTATCCGCAAAACCCGGAGGTTATAAAGTAGTGAAAACCTATTTCCCTGCCGTTGCGCAAAATTTCAGACAACGCTATCTGATATTACATTATACAGCAATTCCGGATGATAAATCTATTACAGTTCTTACCCAGCAGGCTGTAAGTGCACATTATCTGGTTAATAATATGGGCGATAACGAAATTTATCAGCTTGTAGATGAAAATAAGCGGGCTTATCACGCTGGCGTAAGCTCTTGGAGAAGCGACAAAAATCTTAATGATACCTCTATCGGAATTGAAATCGTAAATGCTGGTTATACTACAGATGCTGCCGGTAAAAGGACTTTTGCGCCATTTAGCGACGAGCAGATAAGAAAAGTAGCAGCATTGGCAAAGGATATTGTTATAAGATATCAGATTCCTGCCACCAATGTTCTGGCACATGCTGATATTGCCCCAACAAGAAAGCAGGATCCGGGACCAATGTTCCCATGGAAAAAATTATACGATGAATATCAGATCGGTATGTGGTACGATGAAGCGGTTAAACAAAACTTTTTTGCGATTGCACAAGAAGATTTCACGACAAGATATAACGAGCCGTCTTTTGTTTTCCTTATCCAAACTGCGTTACAAAAATTCGGATATGGAGTAGAAGCTGGCGGAAAATGGGATGATGCAACCAAGAAAACAATTGAAGCATTCCAGTACCATTATCGTCCTCAGAATTATGACGGAATGATGGATGCCGAAACATGGGCAATACTGCAAGCTTTGAATCAAAAATATCCAACAAAATAA
- the aspA gene encoding aspartate ammonia-lyase yields MENFRKESDLLGELNVPVDAYYGVQTQRAINNFKISGQLLSSYPDFIKGLAFVKKAAAKTNYELGLLEESLYFKIAEACDEIIGGKYHEQFPVDMIQGGAGTSINMNANEVIANVVLEKLGKNKGEYEFCSPNDHINLSQSTNDAYPTAIKMGLLQMNIGLVEKLEKLITAFRAKGQEFQDVIKMGRTQLQDAVPMTLGQEFEAFAATLEEDISKLNNNASLFVEVNMGATAIGTGLNAPIGYATLCAKNLAQITGFPIISAPDLVEATPDTGSYVIYSSAMKRLAVKLSKICNDLRLLSSGPRAGLFEINLPPMQPGSSIMPGKVNPVIPEVVNQVCYKVIGNDLTVTFAAEAGQLQLNVMEPVLSHAIMENINFLCNAMNTLHDKCIIGITANKEVCLNMVKHSIGIVTALNPYIGYKQSTLIAKEALETGKSVYNLVLEKGILSQEKLDEILDPKNMLKPHNK; encoded by the coding sequence ATGGAAAATTTCAGAAAAGAAAGCGATCTATTGGGAGAACTGAACGTTCCGGTAGATGCTTATTATGGGGTTCAGACGCAAAGAGCAATCAACAATTTCAAAATCTCGGGACAGCTTTTGTCTTCATATCCGGATTTTATTAAAGGCCTGGCTTTTGTAAAAAAAGCTGCCGCAAAAACCAATTATGAATTAGGACTTCTTGAAGAGAGTCTGTATTTCAAAATAGCAGAAGCTTGCGATGAAATTATTGGAGGAAAATATCATGAGCAATTCCCGGTAGATATGATCCAGGGTGGGGCAGGTACTTCCATCAATATGAATGCGAATGAAGTAATTGCTAATGTAGTATTGGAAAAGCTTGGTAAAAATAAAGGAGAATATGAATTCTGTTCACCGAATGACCATATCAACCTTTCACAATCTACAAACGATGCTTATCCTACGGCCATTAAAATGGGATTGTTGCAGATGAACATCGGTTTGGTAGAAAAACTTGAGAAACTTATCACAGCTTTCCGTGCAAAAGGACAGGAGTTCCAGGATGTTATTAAGATGGGACGTACGCAACTTCAGGATGCTGTTCCAATGACGTTGGGGCAGGAATTTGAAGCTTTTGCAGCGACACTGGAAGAAGATATTTCCAAACTGAATAACAATGCAAGCCTTTTCGTAGAAGTGAATATGGGCGCAACGGCAATCGGAACAGGATTGAATGCACCGATTGGATATGCCACTCTTTGTGCTAAAAACTTAGCGCAGATTACAGGCTTTCCGATTATTTCTGCACCGGATTTGGTAGAAGCAACACCTGATACAGGATCTTATGTAATTTATTCTTCCGCAATGAAGCGTCTTGCCGTGAAGCTTTCGAAAATCTGTAACGATTTAAGGTTACTTTCTTCAGGGCCAAGAGCCGGTCTTTTTGAAATCAATCTTCCTCCAATGCAGCCTGGATCATCGATTATGCCGGGGAAAGTAAATCCTGTAATTCCGGAAGTCGTGAATCAGGTTTGCTATAAAGTTATTGGAAATGATCTTACCGTAACCTTTGCCGCAGAAGCTGGACAATTGCAGCTTAACGTAATGGAGCCGGTACTTTCTCATGCTATCATGGAAAATATCAACTTCCTTTGCAACGCCATGAATACCCTTCATGATAAGTGCATCATCGGAATTACTGCCAATAAGGAAGTGTGCCTGAATATGGTAAAACACAGCATTGGTATTGTAACAGCATTGAACCCGTATATCGGATATAAACAATCTACCCTGATTGCTAAAGAAGCATTGGAAACGGGAAAAAGCGTTTACAACCTGGTTTTGGAGAAAGGAATTCTTTCTCAGGAGAAACTGGATGAAATTCTTGATCCTAAAAACATGCTGAAACCGCATAACAAGTAA
- a CDS encoding glycosyltransferase yields the protein MRFLIIIPAHNEEQNLSFTLDSLLQQTHSDFKIVVVNDGSKDKTPEVIRKYTELDFRFETINLQKSEHQPGSKVVHAFKNGLQTQTLDEFDIICKFDADIILPENYLETIDHAFVNHPEYGLVGGLLYVEKDGNWVYEGNSNKHHVRGPMKAYRKECFLKMGGLRETLGWDNLDAILLENLGWKEVVIPELHVKLIKVKGADYTIKPADYYGRYFYFLGLNRFLAYIASSKEAMKSKSPAFFFDIIQSYERCRSEKLELKISKEEQKVVNDQRWKMLKKKWLKM from the coding sequence GTGAGGTTTTTAATCATAATTCCTGCCCATAACGAAGAACAGAACCTATCATTCACTCTGGATTCTTTATTACAACAAACCCATAGTGATTTTAAAATAGTGGTTGTCAATGACGGTTCTAAAGATAAAACCCCTGAAGTGATCAGGAAATATACAGAACTTGATTTTCGTTTTGAAACCATTAATCTTCAAAAATCTGAACACCAGCCGGGATCCAAAGTTGTGCATGCTTTTAAGAATGGATTGCAGACACAGACATTGGATGAGTTTGATATCATCTGTAAATTTGATGCCGATATTATTCTTCCGGAAAACTATCTTGAAACCATAGACCATGCTTTTGTAAATCACCCAGAATATGGACTTGTCGGAGGATTGTTGTATGTTGAGAAAGACGGAAACTGGGTATATGAAGGAAATTCCAATAAACATCATGTAAGAGGTCCCATGAAAGCCTATCGTAAAGAATGCTTTCTTAAAATGGGCGGCTTAAGAGAAACATTGGGCTGGGATAATTTAGATGCCATTTTACTTGAAAATTTAGGTTGGAAAGAAGTTGTAATACCGGAACTTCATGTAAAGCTTATTAAAGTAAAAGGAGCCGATTATACCATAAAACCTGCAGATTATTATGGAAGATACTTCTATTTCCTGGGATTGAACAGATTTCTGGCTTATATTGCCTCTTCAAAGGAAGCAATGAAGAGCAAATCACCAGCATTTTTCTTTGATATCATTCAATCTTATGAAAGATGCAGATCAGAAAAACTGGAATTGAAAATTTCAAAAGAAGAACAAAAAGTAGTCAATGATCAACGTTGGAAAATGTTGAAGAAAAAATGGCTGAAGATGTAA
- a CDS encoding lipopolysaccharide biosynthesis protein — protein MSVVARQGFKYSIIGYIGFLLGTVSAIFIFPNDFEFYGKLRYILPTAEMLVPFVVLGISYSNVKFFHKVEKDGKKQNMLSLSLATVFINFLIFTVVFFVLPYFYPKFRHSEAWKMKEMILPLILILSFCAIFNKYTSNYKRIVVSNIFDNLFPKIANLGAFCLFYYFALSQKIAAAFFFAIFALMLLGYIYYTNKLEKIHLDFNTDYFRKNNFWKEFFNYSFFGFLGTFGNYLAINSFMIGEFMGMEEVGIYSVLYALISLISIPQLGLFNISAPIINKTLADGDMEELDRFHKKTSLSLYFLGAVLFSCIMVGFPYLTQFMPKNGTMLREYEPVVWIWGSAVLIDLATGFNGNIISLSKYYRFNILVMLLLAGLTIGLNYYFIKNTQLKLIGIALSTAISLSIYNVIKIIFNYIVFKVSPLSIEMIFVSIICTLAITVAIVLPNFDSNLINLIYKPSVVLILIYIGNYFTKIFPLEDYLNMRFIKSIFKF, from the coding sequence ATGAGTGTAGTAGCGAGACAAGGCTTCAAATATTCCATTATCGGTTATATTGGTTTTTTGCTGGGCACAGTTTCTGCAATTTTCATTTTCCCGAATGATTTTGAATTTTACGGAAAACTCCGCTATATCCTTCCTACTGCTGAAATGTTGGTTCCGTTTGTGGTGTTGGGAATTTCTTATTCGAATGTGAAATTTTTTCATAAGGTAGAGAAAGACGGCAAAAAACAGAATATGTTATCGTTGTCACTAGCCACTGTTTTCATCAACTTTCTCATATTTACAGTTGTATTTTTTGTGCTCCCCTACTTTTATCCGAAATTCAGGCATTCCGAAGCATGGAAGATGAAAGAGATGATTCTTCCTCTAATTTTAATCCTTTCGTTCTGCGCGATTTTTAATAAATACACCTCCAATTATAAAAGAATTGTCGTTTCCAATATTTTTGACAATCTGTTTCCTAAAATAGCCAATCTTGGGGCATTTTGTCTGTTTTATTATTTTGCCTTATCACAAAAAATTGCAGCTGCTTTCTTTTTCGCAATATTTGCACTGATGCTTTTGGGATATATTTACTATACCAATAAACTTGAAAAGATCCACCTCGATTTTAATACGGATTATTTCAGGAAAAATAATTTCTGGAAAGAATTTTTCAACTACAGTTTCTTTGGATTCCTGGGAACTTTTGGAAATTATCTGGCCATCAACAGCTTTATGATCGGGGAATTCATGGGTATGGAAGAGGTTGGAATCTATTCCGTTCTCTATGCTTTGATCTCGTTAATTTCTATTCCACAATTGGGATTATTTAATATTTCGGCTCCCATCATCAACAAAACCCTTGCAGACGGAGATATGGAAGAGCTGGACAGGTTTCATAAAAAAACGTCTTTATCTTTATATTTTTTAGGTGCTGTATTGTTCTCGTGCATCATGGTCGGATTCCCTTATCTTACTCAATTTATGCCTAAAAACGGAACGATGTTGAGAGAGTACGAGCCGGTGGTCTGGATCTGGGGATCTGCAGTGTTGATAGACCTTGCAACCGGTTTCAATGGTAATATCATTTCACTTTCAAAATATTACAGATTCAACATCCTTGTTATGCTTTTATTAGCAGGATTAACGATTGGATTGAATTATTATTTTATTAAAAACACACAGCTTAAACTCATAGGAATTGCTTTATCCACGGCAATTTCATTATCTATTTACAATGTTATCAAAATCATTTTCAATTACATTGTTTTCAAGGTTTCTCCCTTGAGCATTGAAATGATCTTTGTTTCCATTATCTGCACTCTGGCAATAACGGTAGCGATTGTACTGCCAAATTTCGATAGTAATTTAATCAACCTGATCTACAAGCCTTCGGTCGTTTTGATACTGATCTACATCGGAAATTACTTCACAAAGATATTTCCTCTGGAAGATTATTTGAATATGAGATTTATTAAGAGTATTTTTAAATTTTAA
- a CDS encoding FkbM family methyltransferase — protein sequence MSLYQKIAEKLQYISPSFYKKRYFKTLNHLNKDNFSERNVEPELVWIKEYLPKNAVILDIGANVGTFLYQLENKLDHEHIYAFEPNKKLYLRLKRLFPAMRVLPLALSDENTMAEFKVPVINGKTVASRGTLNTDYKEKGEEKSYTEQVKVIKLDDWAAIEHFSRLDFIKIDVEGNEIKTLYGAQETIKQFLPTLMVEMEQRHHQTPIWNEISEVKSWGYEAKYLNRNSFNLESLTEDIISQNTNDEKNKTQYINNIIFIPKKP from the coding sequence ATGTCTTTATACCAGAAAATTGCAGAAAAACTACAATATATAAGTCCGAGTTTTTATAAAAAAAGATATTTTAAGACCTTAAACCATCTTAATAAAGATAATTTTTCGGAACGCAATGTAGAGCCGGAATTGGTATGGATCAAAGAGTATTTACCCAAAAATGCTGTAATACTGGACATTGGGGCAAACGTCGGAACTTTTCTTTATCAATTGGAAAACAAGCTGGATCATGAGCATATTTATGCTTTCGAACCCAATAAAAAGCTATATCTAAGATTGAAGAGATTATTTCCTGCCATGCGGGTACTTCCTCTGGCACTTTCTGACGAGAATACGATGGCGGAATTTAAAGTTCCTGTGATCAACGGAAAAACGGTTGCATCCCGCGGAACATTAAATACTGATTACAAAGAAAAGGGCGAAGAAAAAAGCTATACTGAACAGGTAAAGGTTATAAAACTGGACGACTGGGCAGCGATAGAACATTTCAGCAGACTCGATTTTATCAAAATTGATGTGGAAGGAAATGAAATAAAAACCCTTTACGGTGCTCAGGAAACCATCAAACAGTTCTTACCAACTTTAATGGTTGAAATGGAGCAAAGACACCACCAAACACCTATCTGGAATGAGATCTCTGAAGTAAAAAGCTGGGGATATGAAGCGAAATACCTTAACAGAAACAGCTTCAACCTGGAAAGTCTTACCGAAGATATTATATCACAAAATACAAACGACGAAAAAAATAAAACTCAGTACATCAACAATATTATTTTTATACCTAAAAAACCTTAA
- a CDS encoding DUF2461 domain-containing protein: MSASISSKTFDFLKKLNKNNNREWFNENKNLYTESQGNVIAFLDDLIKEMSGFDEELAKIDSKKALFRIYRDTRFSKDKIPYKTNFGASLGMGKGNQKGGYYLHLEPGKSFLAGGIYMPESAVLKQVRKEISLYGNDFLTILNQKDFKKHFPELDQDDKLKKVPQGFEKEDPMAEYLKLKNFIVLYHLKDEEVLDKNAIKNLSKIFKLMKPFNDFLNTPFL; encoded by the coding sequence ATGTCAGCCAGCATTTCTTCCAAAACATTTGATTTTTTAAAAAAGTTGAATAAAAACAACAATCGGGAATGGTTTAATGAAAATAAGAATCTCTACACTGAATCTCAGGGAAATGTCATTGCCTTTTTGGATGATTTGATTAAAGAAATGTCCGGGTTTGATGAGGAACTTGCAAAAATTGACAGTAAAAAAGCACTATTCAGAATTTACAGAGACACAAGATTTTCAAAGGATAAAATTCCTTACAAAACCAACTTTGGAGCTTCTTTAGGGATGGGAAAAGGCAATCAGAAAGGAGGATATTATCTTCATTTGGAACCCGGAAAATCTTTTCTGGCAGGCGGAATTTATATGCCTGAATCTGCTGTATTAAAGCAAGTACGCAAAGAAATATCTCTTTATGGAAATGATTTTCTTACCATTTTAAACCAAAAAGATTTCAAGAAACATTTCCCCGAACTTGACCAGGATGATAAACTAAAAAAGGTTCCTCAGGGTTTTGAAAAAGAAGATCCCATGGCTGAATATCTGAAGCTTAAAAATTTCATTGTTTTATATCACCTGAAAGATGAAGAAGTTTTGGACAAAAATGCCATAAAAAATTTGTCAAAAATCTTTAAGCTTATGAAACCATTCAATGATTTTTTGAATACTCCCTTTCTTTGA
- a CDS encoding ABC transporter permease, whose amino-acid sequence MNLSNLFRIAWKALLRNKLRAFLTMLGIIIGVASVIAMTAIGEGSKKSISDQLSSMGSNMITIRPSSNVNVSGGARIGASGLQTLKPQDADAISKGAPDVSYVSPAVQTNGQSISGPNNWPTQLQGVNEDYFSIRDWGIASGNLFTKKDVTSSNKVCLLGQTVYTNLFPNGEDPVGSIIRFNKVPMKVIGILSPKGSNAFGQDQDDVIIAPFNTVQRRFLGITYVQTIYAASTNENTSQQATDQVSEILRKQHKLPVDGSNDDFSVRTQAELISTMSSTSQLLTVLLSAIAGISLIVGGIGIMNIMYVSVTERTKEIGLRMSIGARGKDILYQFLIEAVMISITGGIIGVALGILSSELVTFFLSWPTFITESSIIISFIVCAVTGVFFGYYPALKASKLDPIEALRYE is encoded by the coding sequence ATGAACCTTTCAAACCTCTTCAGAATCGCCTGGAAAGCCCTTTTAAGAAACAAGCTGCGTGCATTTCTTACCATGCTCGGAATCATTATCGGTGTTGCGTCCGTCATTGCTATGACTGCTATTGGTGAAGGTTCAAAAAAAAGTATCAGCGACCAGCTTTCTTCCATGGGATCCAATATGATTACCATTCGTCCTTCCAGTAATGTGAATGTTTCAGGTGGCGCAAGGATTGGAGCTTCAGGGTTGCAAACATTGAAACCCCAAGATGCTGATGCTATTTCCAAAGGAGCGCCGGATGTTTCTTATGTATCGCCTGCCGTACAAACCAACGGACAATCTATCAGTGGTCCCAATAACTGGCCTACTCAGCTACAGGGCGTAAATGAAGATTATTTCAGCATCAGAGACTGGGGTATTGCGTCTGGTAATCTTTTCACTAAAAAGGATGTAACATCTTCAAATAAAGTCTGTCTTTTGGGGCAAACGGTGTATACCAATCTATTTCCCAACGGTGAAGATCCTGTGGGAAGCATTATCAGGTTTAACAAAGTTCCGATGAAAGTGATTGGCATTCTGTCTCCAAAAGGCTCCAACGCTTTCGGGCAGGATCAGGATGATGTGATTATCGCTCCCTTCAATACGGTTCAAAGAAGATTTTTAGGAATCACTTATGTGCAGACAATTTATGCTGCCTCTACAAATGAAAACACTTCTCAACAGGCTACAGATCAGGTTTCTGAAATTTTAAGAAAGCAGCACAAACTTCCGGTTGACGGGAGTAATGATGATTTCAGTGTAAGAACTCAGGCTGAACTTATTTCTACCATGAGTTCTACCAGCCAGCTTTTAACCGTCCTTTTATCGGCCATAGCAGGTATTTCTTTAATTGTAGGCGGAATCGGGATTATGAATATTATGTATGTTTCCGTAACAGAAAGAACAAAAGAAATCGGGCTCAGAATGTCGATCGGAGCCAGAGGAAAAGATATTCTGTATCAATTTCTGATTGAGGCCGTCATGATCAGTATCACGGGTGGTATTATTGGAGTCGCTCTCGGAATTCTGTCTTCAGAACTGGTCACTTTTTTCTTATCCTGGCCTACATTTATAACAGAGTCTTCGATTATCATTTCATTCATCGTTTGTGCTGTGACAGGAGTCTTTTTCGGGTACTACCCTGCTCTGAAAGCTTCGAAACTGGACCCGATCGAGGCATTGAGATATGAATAG
- a CDS encoding ABC transporter ATP-binding protein, with amino-acid sequence MAEKILEITDLKREFRMGEEIVHALKGVTFSVEKGEFVTIMGSSGSGKSTLLNIIGCLDKPSGGDYILDGVNIKNLDRDELAVLRNQKIGFVFQAYNLLPRTTAKENVELPLLYNAKVSTEERHERALRALAAVKLESRVDHLPNQMSGGQQQRVAIARALVNEPVMILADEATGNLDTRTSYEIMALMQDLNRQGRTIVFVTHEPDIATFSSRTVTLRDGKVIKDVMNDNIKSAIDALENLPVNDDYK; translated from the coding sequence ATGGCTGAAAAAATTCTGGAGATTACAGATCTGAAAAGAGAATTCAGAATGGGCGAAGAAATTGTCCATGCACTGAAAGGAGTAACCTTTTCTGTTGAAAAAGGTGAGTTTGTAACCATTATGGGAAGCAGTGGCTCAGGAAAATCTACCCTTCTCAATATTATAGGCTGTCTGGACAAACCTTCAGGTGGAGATTATATCCTTGATGGAGTTAATATCAAAAATCTTGATCGTGACGAACTGGCTGTCCTGAGAAATCAGAAAATAGGTTTTGTATTTCAGGCGTATAATCTTCTTCCGAGAACAACTGCAAAAGAAAATGTAGAACTTCCTCTTTTGTACAATGCGAAGGTCTCTACGGAAGAGCGTCATGAAAGAGCTTTACGTGCTTTAGCTGCTGTAAAACTTGAAAGCAGAGTTGACCACCTTCCCAATCAGATGTCCGGTGGGCAGCAACAAAGGGTTGCGATCGCCCGTGCACTGGTGAATGAACCCGTAATGATTCTGGCAGACGAAGCTACAGGAAATCTGGACACAAGAACTTCTTATGAAATCATGGCTCTCATGCAGGATTTAAACCGACAGGGGCGAACAATCGTTTTCGTGACCCATGAACCCGACATTGCTACTTTCAGCAGCAGAACGGTCACCTTACGTGATGGAAAGGTAATTAAAGACGTTATGAATGACAATATAAAGTCTGCTATAGATGCATTGGAAAACCTTCCGGTTAATGATGATTACAAATAG
- a CDS encoding efflux RND transporter periplasmic adaptor subunit, whose translation MKAKNKKWLYWIVGGIIMLGAVWFFFIREKEIKIQLETVKPEMGEISNSITATGTIQPVDTVAVGTQVSGIIKSIYVDFNSTVKKGQLLATLDPDLLSFQSEQYKANLQNAKSNLAYNEININRQSQLYKVGAISKADYDLATNQYNAAKAQVGSVAAQLSTANKNLSLTNIYSPIDGTILNRNVSEGQTVASSFSTPTLFSIAKDLTKMRVRASVDEADIGNVKVGQKVSFTVDAFPDETFDGEVSEVRLHPTVSSNVVNYTTIINADNSGLKLKPGMTANITIFTQVLENVMKIPAAATSFRPDSLVVQKYKVNSPFANGKKHEKGQWKKQNKRNTQNKKEEAGVWIIAKDSTISRKKIKTGMDNDTEIQVISGLDKNDNIITGYKLLSKKSSGGQAKSPFMPQRRGGGNNKNSGGGGGPR comes from the coding sequence ATGAAAGCAAAGAATAAAAAATGGTTGTACTGGATTGTGGGCGGCATCATTATGCTTGGTGCAGTCTGGTTTTTCTTCATCAGAGAAAAAGAAATAAAAATCCAATTGGAAACAGTGAAGCCTGAAATGGGAGAAATTTCAAATTCCATTACCGCTACGGGAACAATTCAGCCGGTAGATACTGTTGCTGTAGGTACACAGGTTTCAGGAATCATTAAAAGTATTTATGTGGACTTTAATTCTACTGTTAAAAAAGGACAGCTTTTGGCTACTTTGGATCCGGATCTGCTTTCATTCCAGTCGGAACAGTACAAAGCTAACTTACAAAATGCCAAAAGCAATCTTGCTTACAATGAGATTAATATCAACCGGCAGTCACAGCTTTATAAGGTAGGAGCTATCAGCAAGGCAGATTATGACCTGGCCACCAACCAGTACAATGCAGCAAAAGCTCAGGTAGGCTCTGTAGCAGCTCAGCTTTCTACGGCAAATAAAAACCTGTCGCTCACCAACATTTATTCTCCGATAGACGGAACCATCCTCAACAGAAATGTAAGTGAAGGACAAACGGTAGCTTCAAGCTTTAGTACACCTACCCTTTTCAGCATTGCAAAAGATCTTACCAAAATGAGGGTTCGGGCCTCCGTAGACGAAGCGGACATCGGCAATGTAAAAGTAGGCCAGAAAGTATCCTTTACTGTTGATGCATTTCCGGACGAAACATTTGATGGCGAAGTTTCAGAAGTTCGTCTTCACCCGACGGTTTCATCAAATGTTGTGAATTATACGACGATTATTAATGCAGACAATTCAGGTTTAAAATTAAAACCCGGGATGACGGCAAATATTACCATCTTCACTCAGGTTTTAGAAAATGTAATGAAAATTCCTGCTGCCGCGACCAGTTTCAGGCCAGACAGCTTGGTTGTCCAAAAATATAAAGTCAATTCCCCTTTTGCCAATGGCAAAAAACATGAGAAAGGACAATGGAAGAAACAAAACAAAAGAAATACCCAAAATAAAAAAGAGGAAGCCGGCGTATGGATTATTGCCAAGGACAGCACCATCTCCCGCAAAAAGATAAAAACAGGAATGGACAACGATACCGAAATTCAGGTGATTTCCGGTTTAGATAAAAACGATAATATTATTACCGGTTACAAGCTTCTTTCTAAAAAATCATCCGGTGGACAGGCGAAAAGTCCTTTCATGCCTCAAAGAAGAGGTGGTGGTAACAACAAAAACAGTGGCGGCGGCGGTGGCCCACGGTAA